The sequence CATCTTTCTAGTCACAGTCCCTTATACCTGTGGATTCCTCAATGGTCTCTCTCAGGCACTGCTGACCTTTcacttgtccttctgtgactcccTTGAGATCAACCATTTCTACTGTGCTGATCCTCCTCTGATAATGTTGGCCTGCTCTGACACCTATGTCAAAAAGATGGCGATGTTTGTGGTTGCTGGTTTCACTCTCTCAAGCTCTTTGTTCATCATTCTCCTGTCTTATATTTTCATTGTTGCATCTATCTTGGCGATCCGTTCTGTGGAAGGCAGGTACAAAGCCTTTTCTACCTGTGGTTCCCACCTGACAATAGTCACTCTATTTTATGGAACCCTCTTCTGCATGTACTTGAGGCCTCCAACTGAGAAGTCTGTAAAGGAGTCCAAAATATTTGCAGTCTTTTATAGTTTTTTGAGCCCAATGTTGAACCCTTTGATCTACAGTATGAGGAACAAGGATGTGATCCAAGCCATGCAGCAAATGATTAAGAAAAATCTTTCATAACATTGCAGTTTAAACATCTGTTCCTTTGATATGACTGAATATCCATAACAGCCTTGTGTTTTAGAGCTTAGAAATGAGTAACACAGAACTCTAACtgtgatagaattccaggtttcttttattattattattattattatttgaggaTCAGGATCATTTAGTCATTGGGACAAGACAGATAGCAATCTCTTCTTTTGATTACGCAAAGAGCTGTGTTTCACTCTTAGCCAACAGAATATTCTGATGTCAAACTACTTAACATTTTGCCTAAATTTTATAATCTTGAAAACCACTGTGGCTTTCAGGACCCAAATTTAAACTCAGTCTTTGCAACTCTTAATCCAATGGCTGACCTATTTGgagtcattttttaatattctacttATTGATGTCTATTTGTGATTTAAATTTTTGTACTCTGTAAGTCTTTGGGTGAAACTCACCTCAGAAATTCGTGAGAGTATACatcaacatgtgtgaaaaaatcataaataacACAACTACAGATGAGTTCTCACTTTTAgtgagctcagttcagtcgctcagtcgagtccgactctttgtgaccccatgaatcgcaacatgccaggcctccctctccatcaccaactcccggagtctacccaaacccatgttcatcaagtcagtgatgccatccagccatctcatcctctgtcgtccccttctcctgcccccaatccttcccagcattagggtcttttccagtgagtcaactcttctcaagaggtggccaaagtattggagtttcagcttcaacatcagtccttccaatgaacacccaggactgatctcctctaggaaggactggttggatcttcttgcagtccaaggaaccctcaagagtcttctccaacaccacagttcaaaagcatcacttcttcagcgctcagctttcttcagcgtccaactctcccatccatacatgactactggaaaaaccataaccttgactagatggacctttgttggcaaagtaatgtcactgcttttaaatatgctacctatgttggtcataactttccttccaaggagtcagtgtattttattttcatggctgcaatcaccatctgcagtgattttgaagcccaaaaaaataaagcctgacactgtttccactgtttccccatctatttcccatgaagtgatgggaccagatgccatgatctaagttttctgaatgttaagctttcagacaactttttcactctgctcttgcactttcatcaagaggctttttagttcttcactttctgccataagggtggtgtcatctgcatatctgaggttactgatatttctcccggcaattttgattccagcttgggcttcttacagcccagtgtttctcatgatgtactctgcatataagttaaataagcagggtgacagtatacagccttgacgtactccttttcctatttggaaccagtctgttgttccatgtccagttctaacttgtttcctgacctgcatacaggtttctcaagagacattATGCATTAAATCCTAACAAATGAACTAATGAGAAAATGATCATCTCCACTTAATAAGCTTTACTTGTTAGGCACAGAGGGACTAAATGACCTGCCAAAAGTCATTCAGCAACTTAGTAGCACAAAGGCAATTTTATTCcaaattttctctctttccaatTCATATTGAAGTGGCTAAACCTCTTTTATGTGCATgataagttacttcagtcgtgtctgactctttgtgaccttatggactgtagcccacccggctcctctgtccatggggttctccaggcaagaatactggagtgggttgccatgccgcctccagaggaccttcctaacccagggatcgaagccacatctcttacttctcctgctttggctggtgggttctttagcactagcaccacctgagaaactCAGCTAAATCCCTTATTATACAACAAATACTGGATGGGATGTTGGGGGTGATGAAGTGACCAGGTTATTGCTATAAATGATCATGGTGGTTGTAATGAGAGCAAAATAACTAATAACAGCTAATGTGAATTTCTTCTACATGTCCTCAGGATAATTTTTGGGTAATATAATAGAACTGTCTTGTTGTTGCATGTAGCAGGCAATTTTGATATGTGGAAGATTTATTTTGACTGTATTTTATGAATGTATGTTTCAGATTATAAAACACACATATTCATTATAAATgactagaaaataaaaaacagatgtGAAGAAATAACTTTTAAGAGTTATGTGTTCTAAACCAATGAGTGAAttctctttgtgtttttaaataccTCTTCTCAAtaattttatgtacatatattattataattgatAAAGCAAAATTGGAATCATGTGCTATATATAAATTTTGAGTTTCATTTGATAGCATAAGGTTTACATTTCAAAGATACTATTTTTGGTGAGCACCACTTTTAATGCAGTTAATATTAACAATTAAATCACACTAACTTAGTTACAAAAATAATTGAACATATTAATtgtagaaaaacaaagaaataccaAAAATACGTAAAACATAATGTTTTCCCTGTTTTTTTAAActaactaatttattttaattggaggctaattattttataatattatagtgagttttgccatacattgacatgaatcagccatgagtgtacatgtgttccccatcctgaactcacctcccatctccctccccatcctatccctcagggtcatcccagtgca comes from Dama dama isolate Ldn47 chromosome 1, ASM3311817v1, whole genome shotgun sequence and encodes:
- the LOC133056001 gene encoding olfactory receptor 5M10, which produces MSSPNHTVVTEFILLGLTDDPVLQKALFGVFLVIYLITLAGNLGMIVLIRTNPHLQTPMYFFLSHLSFVDLCYSSNVTPNMLHNFLSDQKTISYAGCFTQCLLFIALVITEFYLLASMALDRYVAICSPLHYSTRMSKDVCIFLVTVPYTCGFLNGLSQALLTFHLSFCDSLEINHFYCADPPLIMLACSDTYVKKMAMFVVAGFTLSSSLFIILLSYIFIVASILAIRSVEGRYKAFSTCGSHLTIVTLFYGTLFCMYLRPPTEKSVKESKIFAVFYSFLSPMLNPLIYSMRNKDVIQAMQQMIKKNLS